In the genome of Bacillus thuringiensis, the window TCACTTGTCACAATGATATCATCTTCAATACGTACGCCGCCAATACCTGGAATATAAATACCTGGTTCTACTGTTACAGCCATACCTGGTTCAAGTACTGTATCAGAACGGAACGCTAAACCTGGTGCTTCATGGATTTCAAGACCTATTCCATGACCAGTAGAGTGCCCAAAGTATTCACCATATCCTTTTTCCGTTATGTAGTCACGCGTTAGCGCATCAGCCTCGCGACCTGTTAAACCAGCTTTAATACCGTTCACACCACGTAGTTGTGCTTCTAAAACGATATTATAAATTTCTTTTAATTTATCAGATGGTTCACCGACTGCAATCGTACGAGTAATATCAGAGCAATATCCTTTATAATAAGCGCCGAAGTCTAATGTAACGAAATCTCCTGTTTCTATCACTTTTTCAGATGCCACGCCGTGCGGTAATGCCGAACGAAGACCTGAAGCAACGATAATATCAAACGAAGAAGATGTTGCTCCTTGTTTTCTCATGAAAAATTCAAGTTCATTTGACACTTCAATTTCAGATACTCCCGGGCGAATGAATGATAGAATATGCTCAAAGGCAGCATCTGCAATCTGTGCAGCTTCCTTTAATATCTTAATCTCTGAATCAGTCTTTATCAAGCGTAACTTTTCTACAAGTCCAGAAGTCGGGATAAATTCAGCATCAATCGCTTCCTTATGCGCTGAATAAGAACTATATGTAAGAGTATCTTGCTCAAAACCAAGCTTTTGAATTCCAAGCTCTTTCACTTGCTTTGCCACTTCATCAATGATTAATCCTGCGTGCTGTACAATCTCATATCCAACCGCTTGTTTACTTGCCTGCTCGACGTAACGGAAATCTGTAATAAATTGAGCACGATCTTTTGAAATAAGAACTACACCTGCTGTTCCTGTGAAATTAGCCATATATCTACGACTATGTTCATTTGTTAACAAAATACCGTCAATGCCAGCCTCATCAAACGCACTTCGTAATCTTTCAATTTTCTCCATTACTTTATGCCTCCCTCAATTTCTCCATTAATGCAAATAACGCTAACTTATAGCCATAAAAACCAAATCCAACAATTTGTCCTGCACAAACAGCTGCCGTCACAGATTCGTGACGGAACGATTCACGCTGATGAATGTTAGAAATATGTACTTCAATAACAGGAATCGAAATGCTCGCAATGGCATCACGAATCGCATAGCTATAATGCGTAAATGCTCCTGGATTTAAAATGATCCCTTCATATATATCTTCCGCTTCATGAATAATGTCGATAATGGCACCTTCATGATTCGATTGGAAACATTCTAACTCCACTCCCATTGTTTCTGCTTCTTGCTTCATATCTGCTTCAAGTGTCGCTAGCGTGCCCTTCCCATATACATTTACCTCACGAACACCGAGGCG includes:
- the pepQ gene encoding Xaa-Pro dipeptidase, translating into MEKIERLRSAFDEAGIDGILLTNEHSRRYMANFTGTAGVVLISKDRAQFITDFRYVEQASKQAVGYEIVQHAGLIIDEVAKQVKELGIQKLGFEQDTLTYSSYSAHKEAIDAEFIPTSGLVEKLRLIKTDSEIKILKEAAQIADAAFEHILSFIRPGVSEIEVSNELEFFMRKQGATSSSFDIIVASGLRSALPHGVASEKVIETGDFVTLDFGAYYKGYCSDITRTIAVGEPSDKLKEIYNIVLEAQLRGVNGIKAGLTGREADALTRDYITEKGYGEYFGHSTGHGIGLEIHEAPGLAFRSDTVLEPGMAVTVEPGIYIPGIGGVRIEDDIIVTSEGNEVITKSPKELIIL
- the aroQ gene encoding type II 3-dehydroquinate dehydratase; protein product: MKKLLLVNGPNLNRLGVREVNVYGKGTLATLEADMKQEAETMGVELECFQSNHEGAIIDIIHEAEDIYEGIILNPGAFTHYSYAIRDAIASISIPVIEVHISNIHQRESFRHESVTAAVCAGQIVGFGFYGYKLALFALMEKLREA